One genomic segment of Occultella kanbiaonis includes these proteins:
- a CDS encoding xanthine dehydrogenase small subunit, giving the protein MDPIQVTVNGEVRAGGAAGPHTSLLDWLRGEGFTGAKEGCAEGECGACAVIVARPEPDGTTRWVSVNSCLPPALAFDGQEVVTSEGLGRAPGACAIADLHPVQKEMAERGGSQCGYCTPGFVCSMAAEYYRPDRTPAQGDGPEQTGPAAVGPEHAADHEHGPNGFDLHAMSGNLCRCTGYRPIKDAAYALGRPEATDTLARRREEPAPAARPTRVVTDAGEFVRPASLAELFDRLAGAPDAVLVAGATDAGVERNIRHLRPPLTLAIDRLEELRGLHVSPDHIELGAALTLTEIETRLAGSVPLLADLFPQFASRLIRNGATLGGNLGTGSPIGDAPPVLLALDATVLLASAAGAREVPLADYFTGYRESVRGPGEIIRAVRIPLPLAPRTAFYKIAKRRFDDISSVAVAVAATLDGGSVARVRIGLGGVAATPIRARATEDALTGRPWTADVAREAAAVMAAEGTPLDDHRASARYRAAMLEQTLLKFYEENHDAPALEVTR; this is encoded by the coding sequence ATGGATCCCATTCAGGTGACCGTCAACGGTGAGGTGCGGGCCGGAGGTGCGGCAGGCCCGCACACGAGTCTGCTGGACTGGCTGCGTGGTGAGGGCTTCACCGGCGCCAAGGAGGGCTGCGCCGAGGGGGAGTGCGGCGCGTGCGCCGTGATCGTGGCCCGGCCGGAGCCCGACGGCACGACCCGATGGGTCTCGGTGAACTCGTGCCTGCCGCCTGCCCTGGCGTTCGACGGCCAGGAGGTCGTCACCTCGGAGGGCCTCGGCCGTGCCCCCGGCGCGTGCGCGATCGCGGACCTGCACCCCGTGCAGAAGGAGATGGCCGAGCGCGGCGGGTCCCAGTGCGGGTACTGCACCCCCGGATTCGTCTGCTCGATGGCGGCCGAGTACTACCGGCCCGACCGCACCCCCGCCCAGGGTGACGGTCCCGAGCAGACCGGACCGGCCGCCGTCGGGCCGGAGCATGCGGCCGACCACGAGCACGGCCCGAACGGCTTCGACCTGCACGCGATGAGCGGCAACCTGTGCCGCTGCACCGGCTACCGGCCGATCAAGGACGCCGCCTACGCGCTCGGCCGGCCCGAGGCGACCGACACGCTCGCGCGCCGTCGCGAGGAGCCGGCCCCCGCGGCCCGACCCACCCGGGTGGTCACCGACGCCGGGGAGTTCGTTCGCCCGGCCAGTCTCGCCGAACTCTTCGACCGGCTCGCCGGCGCGCCGGACGCGGTCCTCGTCGCCGGCGCCACCGACGCCGGCGTGGAGCGCAACATCCGCCACCTGCGCCCGCCGCTGACGCTCGCGATCGACCGCCTCGAGGAACTGCGCGGGCTGCACGTCAGCCCCGACCACATCGAGCTGGGCGCCGCCCTGACCCTCACCGAGATCGAGACCCGGCTCGCCGGGAGCGTCCCGCTGCTCGCGGACCTGTTTCCGCAGTTCGCGTCCCGGCTGATCCGCAACGGCGCCACCCTCGGCGGCAACCTCGGCACCGGCTCCCCGATCGGGGACGCCCCACCGGTGCTGCTCGCCCTCGACGCGACCGTGCTGCTTGCCTCCGCAGCCGGTGCGCGCGAGGTGCCGCTCGCGGACTACTTCACCGGCTACCGGGAGAGCGTGCGCGGCCCGGGCGAGATCATCCGGGCCGTGCGGATCCCGTTGCCGCTGGCGCCGCGGACCGCGTTCTACAAGATCGCCAAGCGGCGCTTCGACGACATCTCGTCCGTCGCCGTCGCGGTCGCCGCCACGCTCGACGGCGGATCCGTCGCCCGGGTGCGCATCGGCCTGGGTGGCGTGGCCGCCACCCCGATCCGTGCCCGCGCCACCGAGGACGCGCTCACCGGACGGCCCTGGACCGCCGACGTCGCCCGCGAGGCGGCCGCCGTCATGGCCGCGGAGGGCACGCCGCTCGACGACCACCGCGCCAGCGCCCGCTACCGCGCTGCCATGCTGGAGCAGACGCTGCTGAAGTTCTACGAGGAGAACCACGACGCTCCCGCCCTGGAGGTGACCCGATGA
- the xdhC gene encoding xanthine dehydrogenase accessory protein XdhC has protein sequence MDWLGAVQRLRSEGRPAVLVTVTSVRGHAPREAGAKMVVSADGSWGSIGGGNLEETAIEQARVLIAAGTLAPLTLAAALNEHVTNKHGQQCCGGVVDVLLEPLPARPVVAVFGIGHVGLELGRILSRLPLVVHLADSRSAQIAAATALGLDDGPADVHLTHAPIPETLMSALPAGAHVLIMSHDHAEDMVLCDAALRRGDLGSIGLIGSSAKWQRFRKRLREAGHTDAAIGTVTCPIGLPGLHGKEPAVIAISAAAALLETLQREPGAGLHAADVSAALTPVH, from the coding sequence ATGGACTGGCTGGGCGCCGTCCAACGGTTGCGGAGCGAGGGGCGACCAGCGGTCCTGGTGACCGTCACGTCCGTGCGCGGCCACGCCCCGCGTGAGGCGGGCGCGAAGATGGTGGTCTCCGCCGACGGCAGCTGGGGCAGCATCGGCGGCGGGAACCTGGAGGAGACCGCCATCGAGCAGGCCCGGGTCCTGATCGCGGCCGGCACTCTCGCACCGTTGACCCTGGCGGCGGCCCTCAATGAGCACGTGACCAACAAGCACGGTCAGCAGTGCTGCGGCGGGGTGGTGGACGTGCTCCTCGAGCCGCTGCCGGCCCGGCCCGTGGTGGCCGTGTTCGGTATCGGGCACGTCGGGCTGGAACTCGGACGGATCCTGTCCCGGCTCCCGCTCGTGGTGCACCTCGCGGACAGCCGGTCGGCGCAGATCGCCGCCGCGACTGCCCTCGGGCTGGACGACGGACCCGCCGACGTCCACCTGACCCACGCCCCGATCCCGGAGACGCTGATGAGCGCACTGCCGGCCGGAGCGCACGTGCTGATCATGTCCCACGACCACGCCGAGGACATGGTGCTCTGCGATGCCGCACTGCGCCGCGGCGACCTCGGCTCGATCGGCCTGATCGGTTCGTCCGCGAAGTGGCAGCGGTTCCGCAAGCGGCTGCGCGAGGCGGGCCACACGGATGCCGCGATCGGGACGGTCACCTGCCCGATCGGGTTGCCGGGCCTGCACGGCAAGGAGCCGGCCGTCATCGCGATCAGCGCCGCCGCCGCGCTGCTCGAGACCTTGCAGCGCGAACCGGGTGCCGGACTTCATGCCGCCGACGTGAGCGCGGCGCTCACGCCCGTGCACTGA
- the xdhB gene encoding xanthine dehydrogenase molybdopterin binding subunit: protein MTTLSQRPANPVVGLTVSHESAELHVTGAALYTDDLVSRMAGTLHAWPVQAPHAHALVTGLRADPALGVPGVVRVLTAADVPGVNDAGVKHDEPLFPDEVRYYGHAVCWVLGESLEAARLGAEAVEVDYEPLPSILTLTEAIEAGSFQGAQPTVSRGDAEAGLARATHRFSGEFEFGGQEHFYLETHAALAHVDEGGQVFAQSSTQHPSETQEIIAHVLGLHNHEVTVQCLRMGGGFGGKEMQPHGLAAIASLGAVLTGRPVRLRLNRTQDLTMTGKRHPFHAVWEVGFDDDGMIQGLRATLTADGGWSLDLSEPVLARALCHIDNAYYVPDIEAHGRIAKTNKTSQTAFRGFGGPQGMLVLEDILGRVAPALGIDPTELRRRNLYQPGQATPYGMPVRHAERLTQITDELSERGELQRRRRAVEAFNAEHAHTKRGIAMTPVKFGISFNLTAFNQAGALVHVYKDGSVLINHGGTEMGQGLHTKMRQVAATALGVPLSHIRLAPTRTDKVPNTSATAASSGADLNGGAVKNACEQIRERLEQVAARTLNLHPSDVRISGGVVTGLGTQDTIAWADLVRAAYFQRIQLFAAGYYRTEGLHWDASRMQGEPFKYFAYGAAISEVEVDGFTGAYRFLRTDIVHDVGDSLSPLVDIGQIEGGFVQGAGWLTLEELRWDTSDKPSRGRLATQAASTYKLPSFSEMPEVLNVHLFERATEDGAVYGSKAVGEPPLMLAFSVREALRAAVGAFGPAAHMVELGCPSTPEAVYWAVDAARLAGREAGDGGAPARSVAPVGSGNGTAGNGSLERELAEHLAPRGVTE, encoded by the coding sequence ATGACCACCCTCTCGCAGCGCCCGGCGAACCCCGTCGTCGGCCTCACGGTCTCGCACGAGAGCGCCGAGCTGCACGTCACCGGCGCGGCCCTGTACACCGACGATCTCGTCTCGAGGATGGCCGGGACGCTGCACGCCTGGCCGGTGCAGGCCCCGCACGCGCACGCCCTCGTCACCGGGCTGCGCGCCGACCCCGCGCTCGGTGTGCCCGGGGTGGTCCGGGTGCTCACCGCCGCGGACGTGCCCGGTGTCAACGATGCCGGCGTCAAGCACGACGAGCCGCTGTTCCCCGACGAGGTCCGCTACTACGGCCACGCCGTCTGCTGGGTCCTCGGGGAGAGCCTCGAGGCCGCGCGGCTGGGCGCCGAGGCCGTCGAGGTCGACTACGAGCCGCTGCCCTCGATCCTCACCCTCACCGAGGCGATCGAGGCCGGGTCGTTCCAGGGCGCCCAGCCAACGGTCAGCCGCGGCGACGCCGAAGCCGGCCTGGCCCGCGCCACGCACCGGTTCTCCGGCGAGTTCGAGTTCGGCGGCCAGGAGCACTTCTACCTGGAGACCCACGCCGCGCTCGCGCACGTGGACGAGGGTGGCCAGGTGTTCGCGCAGTCCAGCACCCAGCACCCCTCCGAGACGCAGGAGATCATCGCCCACGTCCTCGGCCTGCACAACCACGAGGTGACGGTGCAGTGCCTGCGGATGGGCGGCGGCTTCGGCGGCAAGGAGATGCAGCCGCACGGCCTCGCCGCGATCGCGTCGCTCGGCGCCGTGCTCACCGGCCGCCCGGTGCGGCTGCGGCTGAACCGCACCCAGGACCTGACCATGACCGGCAAGCGGCACCCGTTCCACGCCGTCTGGGAGGTCGGCTTCGACGACGACGGCATGATCCAGGGCCTGCGCGCCACCCTCACCGCCGACGGCGGCTGGAGCCTCGACCTGTCCGAGCCGGTGCTGGCCCGGGCGCTGTGCCACATCGACAACGCCTACTACGTGCCGGACATCGAGGCGCACGGCCGCATCGCGAAGACGAACAAGACGTCGCAGACGGCGTTCCGCGGCTTCGGCGGCCCGCAGGGCATGCTCGTCCTCGAGGACATCCTCGGCCGGGTCGCGCCCGCGCTCGGCATCGACCCCACCGAACTGCGCCGGCGCAACCTCTACCAGCCCGGCCAGGCCACCCCCTACGGCATGCCGGTCCGCCACGCGGAGCGCCTGACCCAGATCACCGACGAACTGAGCGAGCGCGGCGAACTGCAGCGCCGCCGTCGGGCGGTCGAGGCGTTCAACGCCGAGCACGCCCACACCAAACGCGGCATCGCGATGACGCCGGTGAAGTTCGGCATCTCGTTCAACCTCACCGCGTTCAACCAGGCCGGCGCCCTCGTGCACGTGTACAAGGACGGGTCGGTCCTGATCAACCACGGCGGCACCGAGATGGGGCAGGGCCTGCACACCAAGATGCGCCAGGTCGCCGCGACCGCCCTCGGCGTCCCGCTGAGCCACATCCGGCTGGCGCCGACCCGCACGGACAAGGTCCCGAACACCTCCGCCACCGCCGCCAGCTCCGGCGCGGACCTGAACGGCGGCGCCGTGAAGAACGCCTGCGAGCAGATCCGGGAGCGGCTGGAGCAGGTGGCGGCCCGCACGCTGAACCTGCACCCGAGCGACGTGCGGATCTCCGGCGGCGTGGTCACGGGCCTGGGCACCCAGGACACGATCGCCTGGGCGGACCTGGTCCGCGCCGCCTACTTCCAGCGCATCCAGCTCTTCGCTGCCGGGTACTACCGCACCGAGGGCCTGCACTGGGACGCGAGCCGGATGCAGGGCGAGCCGTTCAAGTACTTCGCCTACGGCGCGGCCATCTCCGAGGTCGAGGTGGACGGGTTCACCGGCGCCTACCGGTTCCTGCGCACGGACATCGTCCACGACGTCGGTGACAGCCTCTCCCCGCTCGTGGACATCGGACAGATCGAGGGTGGCTTCGTGCAGGGCGCCGGGTGGCTGACCCTGGAGGAACTTCGCTGGGACACCTCGGACAAGCCGAGCCGAGGCCGCCTGGCCACCCAGGCCGCGAGCACCTACAAGCTGCCGTCGTTCTCGGAGATGCCCGAGGTGCTGAACGTGCACCTGTTCGAGCGTGCCACCGAGGACGGCGCGGTGTACGGCTCCAAGGCCGTCGGCGAGCCGCCGCTGATGCTCGCGTTCAGCGTCCGGGAGGCGCTGCGCGCCGCGGTCGGCGCGTTCGGGCCGGCCGCTCACATGGTCGAGCTGGGCTGCCCGTCCACCCCGGAGGCGGTCTACTGGGCGGTCGACGCCGCCCGTCTGGCCGGGCGAGAGGCGGGCGACGGCGGAGCACCGGCCCGTAGCGTGGCTCCCGTCGGGAGCGGCAACGGTACGGCCGGAAACGGGTCCCTCGAGCGCGAGCTCGCCGAGCACCTGGCGCCTCGTGGCGTCACGGAGTGA